The Bosea beijingensis genome contains the following window.
TAGGGCAGGTTGATCGAGAGAATGCCGAGCGCCACCGCGAAGGAGGTGTAGAGCAGCGAAACCCCGGGGCCGCCGAACGCGGTATAGAGCGCGTCGATGATGCCGCCCTTCGCCAGCACCCCCATCCAGCCCAGGGCGCGCACGGTGGAGCCGATGAACAGCGGCAGGATGATGAGGAGCACGCCGATCGATTTCCAGCGGCTCTGCGAACGCGCCAGCTTGTAGGCGATCGGAAAGCCGAGGATCAGGCAGAGCAGGGTCGTGATGATCGCGATGCTGAACGTCGTCCAGAGGACGCCCGTATAGAAGGGGTCCGTGACGAAGCGCAGATAGTTCTCCGGCGTGAACGCATCCACCATGAAGGTGCGGCGATCGTACTTGTTCAGGCTGTAGCGGGCGAGCAGTGCCAGCGGCAGCACCAGCGAGAGCATGACGACCATGGTCGCCGGCCCGATGAGCAGCGAAGCTGTAAGCCCCTCGGGCCGGCGACGCGTCATGGAATCAGCGCCTTTCGAGGGTGCGGCGCCACCAGTCGTTCATGTCGTCGCGGACGGCGCTGAGCTGGGGGTAGGGCGCGGGAAGAAGCTTCGTGCCCTCAGGCAGGGTGAGGTTCTTGGCGACCTCGCCTTCGAGCGTGACATTGGTGACGGTCGGCTGATACCCCATCGTCGCGGCGAAGGCGCGCTGTGCCTGCGGCTCGAGCGCGGCGTTGATATAGGCGAAGGCCGCGGCCTTGTTCGGCGCGTTCTTCAGCACGCACATGCTGGAGACATAGGTCATGCAGCCTTCCGCCGGGAAGGAAGAGGCCATGGCGACTCCGCCCTTCGACCAGAACAACACGCGGGCATGCCAGACCAGGCCGACGTCGATCTCGCCGGACTTGATGCCGGGGGCGAAGGCCTCGGTCGAGGTGTAGACCTTGGCGCCGGCCTTCACCAATTTCTCCAGGCTCGCCTTGACCTCTGCGATCTTGCCGGGGTTGCCTTGCTGCTTCAGCGCCGCGGCCATCGCGACCCAGATATAGCTGTTGTCGAGGATGCCGACCTTGCCGCCATAGGCCTCCATCTCGTCATAGCTCTTCGGCGGCGTCTTCACGCGCTCGGGGCTGTAAGCGATGACCTGAGGGCTGTAGATATGCGGGATCGAGTAAGGCGTCGCGAAGGTCGGCTGGACGTATTTCAGGTTGGGAACCTTGCCCTCGTCGAGCGGCTCCAGCATGCCGGCATCCTCGAGGTCGTAGGCGGCCGGCGCCTGGACCGAGATGACGTCGACGCTGCCGCGCGGCAGGCGGCGCTGGGCGATCGACTTGGCGACGCGCGTCGGCTCCGTGCCGGCATCCTGCACCGTCTCGATGCCCTTGGGCTTGAGCAGGGGCTCCTCGATGTTCTGCGCGAGCAGCTTGCCGTAGTCGCCGCCCCAAGTGCTCATCACGACCTGACCGGAGGCGGTCTGCGCCCGCAGGATGGCAGGTGCGAAGATCGGCGCGGCGGAGGCGCCGGCCGCAAGCGTCAGAAGGCCTCGTCGGGTTGGTTTGAACAGGTCGGTCATGTCGTGATCCCCTTGGTTATGGTTGGATATGACGCGGCCGGCTCAGGCCGCGCTGGCGGCAACGGTTGCGTGGTTTGCGTCGAACAGGCGCTCGTTGATCCCGTCCCAGGTCACGTCGACCCTTTCGCCGGCGGCCCGGCGCGGGTTCCCGCTGGTGCCAGTCGGGTCGTGCAGAACGAAGGCACCGCCGCCTTGGAAACCGAGCAGATAGTCGATATGGCCGCCGACATAGGTCGCGTCCTCGACCGTCGCGCTGGCGCGCGGCGCGGCGGCCTCGGCCTGCGTGTGCAACCGGACCCGCTCGGGCCGCAGCGCCAGCGTATGGGCGCCACGCGCGGCGTAGCGGTTGGCGAGCTTCAGAACCGCGCCGCCCGGCAGGCGGAAGACGTCGGCATCGACGAGCTCGCCCTCGATGAGGTTGCTGTGGCCGATGAACCGGGCGACGAAGGGGTTGAGCGGCTGCTCGTAAAGCTCCTCCTGCGTGCCGACCTGCTGGACCTTGCCGTCATTCATCAGCACGAGCCGATCGGCCATGGTCATCGCCTCGTCTTGGTCATGCGTGACCATCAGCGCGGTCAGGCCGGCGGCCTTCTGGAGCTGGCGTATCTCGCGGGCGACGGACTGGCGCAGGTTGGCATCGAGATTGGAGAGCGGCTCGTCGAGCAGCAGCACCTTGGGCCGGATCGCCAGTGCGCGGGCCAGGGCGACGCGCTGCTGCTGGCCGCCCGAGAGCTGCCGCGGATAGCGGTCCGCCATCGCGTCGAGCTTGACCATGGCCAGGGTCTCATCGAGCCGGCGGTCGATCTCGGCCTTGGGCAGCTTGCGCATGCGCAGGCCGAAGGTGACGTTCTGCGCCACCGTGAGATGCGGAAACAGCGCGTAGCTCTGGAACACCATCCCCATCTCGCGCTGATAGGGCGGCAGCGCGGCGTAGTCCTTGTCCTCGACCAGGATGCGACCGCGCGTGGCCGCGACGAAACCGGCGACGAGGCGCAGCGTCGTGGTCTTGCCGCAGCCTGAGGGGCCGAGCAGCACCAGCATCTCGCCCTGCCGGACATCGAGGTTCACGTCCTCGACCGCGGCGGTGCTGCCGTAGATCTTGGTCAGGCCCTCGATGCGGAGATGGGAGGCAGCGCTCATCAGACGACCTTGCTCAGTTTGACGTAACGGTCGATCGCCAGCAGCAGCAGCGCGATGACGGCGGTCTGGACCACCACCACCGAGGCGACGAGCGGATCGAAACGGTATTCGAGATATTGCAGCACCGAGATCGGGAAAGTGATCATGCCCGGGCTAATCAGGAACAGCGTCATCTCGATGTTCTCGAACGAGACGATGAACGCGAAGAGCGCGGCGGCGACGATGCCCTGGCGCATCATCGGCAAGGTCACGCTCCACAGCACGCGGCCGGGCGAGGCGCCGAGATTGGCCGCGGCCTCCTCGATCGAGCGGTCGAGCTGCACGAGATTGGCGACGCAGAGCCGCACCACCCAGGGCGTGGTGATGAGCAGATGGGCCAGGATGAGCACCCAGTCGGAGCCGATCAGCGGGATCTGGCTGCGGATCTCGATATCGACCATCAGGACGTAGAGGCCGAGGCCGATCACGACGCCGGGGACCGTCAGCGGCGAGAGCAGCAGCACGTTGAGGAGGCCGCGGCCCGGGAAGCTGTAGCGCACCAGCGCGATCGAGGCCGGCACGCCGATCAGCAGCGCGCAGATGGTAGAGAGCGCGGCCACGCGCAGACTGGTTCCGAGCGCCTGCCCGAATTTCGGGAATTCCGCGAGCTTGCCGTACCAGGACAGGGTGTAGCCGCTGGGCGGGAAGGTGACGACGCCGTCGGCGAACAGGCTCATATAGGCGGTCATCAGCAGCGGGATCAGCATCAGCGCGACGCCGATGCAGACGAGAAGCCGCACGAGGCCGGTCATTGCCGCAACGCTGCCTGCCGGGGCCGGAGCGGGGCCTGCCGGTGCGGAGTCCGTCATCGCCGTATGCTGTGCCACCGCCACGCCGTTCCTCCTCCGAACAGCACAAAAGAGAGAAGGAATGCCGCTTCCTGTCAATTGGATAAAATCGCCAATATGCAATTGTCTTATGTAATGTTCTGTGGAAGCCTGCGTCCGGTGGCGGCTCCGGCCGATGCTGCCCCCGCCCGTGCCTTTCGGAGAGACGCCCATGAGCCTGCTGCTTTTCACCGGTGGTCGCTTCCTCGATCCCGGCTGCGACAGGCTGGTCGACGGCGTCGAGGTTCTGGTCGAGGGCGACCGCATTCGCGAGGTTTCCGACAAGCCGATCGCCAGTGCTTCGGCCTCGCGCATCGAGCTGAAGGGCCGGACGCTGATGCCGGGACTGATCGACATGCATGTCCATGTCGTCTCGGCGGTGGTGAACGGCGTGCAGAACGCCATGACCCCGTCTTCGCTCGTCGCGCTGCGCACGGCGCGCACCATGAATGCCATGTTGATGCGTGGGTTCACCACGGTGCGCGATCTCGGCGGCGCCGATCTCGGCCTCGTCATCGCGGTAGAGGAAGGGCTGATCGAAGGCCCACGCCTGATCATCTGCGGCAAGGCGCTGAGCCAGACCGGCGGCCATTCCGATCCGCGCGACCGCTCGGAGACCCGCGCGCTCTATACCGGCCGGCTCGGCCAGGTTGGCCAGCTCTGCGACGGCGTCGACGCGGTCAGGCTCGCTGCGCGCGAGCAGCTTCGCGCCGGGGCCACCTTCGTCAAGATCATGGCCAATGGCGGCGTCGCCTCGCCGAACGATCCGATCCACGCGCTCGGCTTCTCGCGCGATGAGATCAAGGCGGCGGTGGAGGAGGCCGAGAATGCCGGCACCTATGTCGCCGCCCATCTCTATACCGACAAGGCCATCGCGCGGGCCGTGGAATGCGGTGTGCTGTCGCTGGAGCACTGCAACCTGATTCAGCCGGACACCGCGAAGAAAGCCGCGGCCGCCGGTTGCTTCGCAGTGCCGACGCTCGCCGCTTATGAAGGCCTGGCGCGCGAGGGCACGGCCTTCGGGCTCAGGCCGGAATCCGCCGCGAAGATAGAGACGGTGCGCAAGGGCGGCATCGAATCGCTGTCCTATATGCGCGATGCCGGGGTGCCGATGGGCTATGGCTCGGACCTGCTCGGGCAGCTCCAGAAATATCAGACGCTCGAATTCGAGCTGCGCGCCCAGGTGTTGCCGCTGCCGGAGGTTCTCGCCTCGGCGACCAGCGTGGCGGCGAAGCTCTGCCGGATGGAGGGAGAGATCGGCGCGCTCGTACCCGGCGCCTATGCCGACCTGCTCGTGGTCGATGGCGACCCGACTCGCGACGCGACATTGTTCCAGAATGATGGGCGGGCCCTGCGCGCGATCATGCGCGGCGGCCGGTTCTTCAAGAACGAGCTGCATTGAGGCAGCCGGACGGGGAGACGAGACGATGCGGGGAATGATCGTCGCAGCCCAGCCGGAAGCGGCCGAGGTCGGCGCGGAAATCCTGCGGCGCGGCGGCAACGCCGTCGATGCGGCCATCGCCTGTGCCTTCAGCCAGGGCGTGGTCGACCCGCAGATGTGCGGGATCGGCGGCTTCGGTGCGATGCAGATCAGCATGCCCCGGCGCGGCGTCCATACCGTGCTGGAGTTCCTGGCGCGCGCGCCGCTGGCGGCGACCGCCGAGATGTGGGCCGACCGTTTTGTGGGTCAAACGCGCGACGGCTTCGTCTTCCTGCTCCGGGACCACGCCAACGAACTCGGCCATCTCGCGGCCGGTACTCCCGGCAACGTCAAGGGCTATGCGGATGCGCTGGCGCGGTTCGGCACGATGACGCTGAAGGATGTGGTGGCGCCGGCGATCCGCCAGGCGCGCGAGGGCTTCATGCTGCGCCCCTACGTCCACTATTACTGGACGATCGACCAGCGCGCCACGGGCCAGGTCAACACCGAGGACAAGCTGAGGCTCAGCGAGACCGGCCGGGCGATCTATTTTCATCCGGACGGCACGTTGAAGCGGCCGGGCGACCGCGTCGCGAACCCCGATCTCGCCAACACATTGGAGCGCATCGCCGCACACGGCCCGGACATCTTCTATACCGGCGAAATCGCGCAGGAGATTGCCGCCGACATGGCCGCCCATGGCGGCCTGATCGGCATGGACGACCTCGCCGCCTATCAGGTGCGCGAGAAGGCGCCGGTCTGGGGCTCCTATCGCGGGTTCGGGATCGCCGGCAATCCGCCGGCTGCCGGCGGCGTCTCGCTGATCGAGCTCCTGCATATCCTGCAGGAATTCGATCTCTCCGCGCTGGCGCATAATTCGACCGAGCATGTGCGCCTCCTGGCCGAGGCGATGAAGTGGATGACGATCGACAAGGACGCCCATATGGGCGACCCCGATTTCGTCGATGTGCCGATCGACATGCTGTTGTCGCGGGAGCATGCGGCCGAGCGTGCCGCCCGCATCCGCGCCGGTGAGAAGGCGAGCGTGCCGCGCTCCGAGCTCGTCAGGGACCCGCCGGACACGACGGTCACCTGCGTCATGGATGAGGACGGCAATGCGGTGACGATCACCCACACGCTAGGCCAGCCCTCGGGCGCGATCACCAACGGGCTAGGCTTCATGTATAACGGCAC
Protein-coding sequences here:
- a CDS encoding ABC transporter permease; the protein is MTRRRPEGLTASLLIGPATMVVMLSLVLPLALLARYSLNKYDRRTFMVDAFTPENYLRFVTDPFYTGVLWTTFSIAIITTLLCLILGFPIAYKLARSQSRWKSIGVLLIILPLFIGSTVRALGWMGVLAKGGIIDALYTAFGGPGVSLLYTSFAVALGILSINLPYMILTLQSVIEGIDARLEEAADSLGADPARRFGHVVLPLALPGIATGGILCFILAMNAYATPFLLGGARFQMMAPMLYREFAVNNNWPFAAAIAFILMLTTLTLTAISGLLVQRRYKAQ
- a CDS encoding ABC transporter substrate-binding protein, producing MTDLFKPTRRGLLTLAAGASAAPIFAPAILRAQTASGQVVMSTWGGDYGKLLAQNIEEPLLKPKGIETVQDAGTEPTRVAKSIAQRRLPRGSVDVISVQAPAAYDLEDAGMLEPLDEGKVPNLKYVQPTFATPYSIPHIYSPQVIAYSPERVKTPPKSYDEMEAYGGKVGILDNSYIWVAMAAALKQQGNPGKIAEVKASLEKLVKAGAKVYTSTEAFAPGIKSGEIDVGLVWHARVLFWSKGGVAMASSFPAEGCMTYVSSMCVLKNAPNKAAAFAYINAALEPQAQRAFAATMGYQPTVTNVTLEGEVAKNLTLPEGTKLLPAPYPQLSAVRDDMNDWWRRTLERR
- a CDS encoding ABC transporter ATP-binding protein, encoding MSAASHLRIEGLTKIYGSTAAVEDVNLDVRQGEMLVLLGPSGCGKTTTLRLVAGFVAATRGRILVEDKDYAALPPYQREMGMVFQSYALFPHLTVAQNVTFGLRMRKLPKAEIDRRLDETLAMVKLDAMADRYPRQLSGGQQQRVALARALAIRPKVLLLDEPLSNLDANLRQSVAREIRQLQKAAGLTALMVTHDQDEAMTMADRLVLMNDGKVQQVGTQEELYEQPLNPFVARFIGHSNLIEGELVDADVFRLPGGAVLKLANRYAARGAHTLALRPERVRLHTQAEAAAPRASATVEDATYVGGHIDYLLGFQGGGAFVLHDPTGTSGNPRRAAGERVDVTWDGINERLFDANHATVAASAA
- a CDS encoding ABC transporter permease, with the translated sequence MTDSAPAGPAPAPAGSVAAMTGLVRLLVCIGVALMLIPLLMTAYMSLFADGVVTFPPSGYTLSWYGKLAEFPKFGQALGTSLRVAALSTICALLIGVPASIALVRYSFPGRGLLNVLLLSPLTVPGVVIGLGLYVLMVDIEIRSQIPLIGSDWVLILAHLLITTPWVVRLCVANLVQLDRSIEEAAANLGASPGRVLWSVTLPMMRQGIVAAALFAFIVSFENIEMTLFLISPGMITFPISVLQYLEYRFDPLVASVVVVQTAVIALLLLAIDRYVKLSKVV
- a CDS encoding metal-dependent hydrolase family protein; the encoded protein is MSLLLFTGGRFLDPGCDRLVDGVEVLVEGDRIREVSDKPIASASASRIELKGRTLMPGLIDMHVHVVSAVVNGVQNAMTPSSLVALRTARTMNAMLMRGFTTVRDLGGADLGLVIAVEEGLIEGPRLIICGKALSQTGGHSDPRDRSETRALYTGRLGQVGQLCDGVDAVRLAAREQLRAGATFVKIMANGGVASPNDPIHALGFSRDEIKAAVEEAENAGTYVAAHLYTDKAIARAVECGVLSLEHCNLIQPDTAKKAAAAGCFAVPTLAAYEGLAREGTAFGLRPESAAKIETVRKGGIESLSYMRDAGVPMGYGSDLLGQLQKYQTLEFELRAQVLPLPEVLASATSVAAKLCRMEGEIGALVPGAYADLLVVDGDPTRDATLFQNDGRALRAIMRGGRFFKNELH
- the ggt gene encoding gamma-glutamyltransferase — its product is MRGMIVAAQPEAAEVGAEILRRGGNAVDAAIACAFSQGVVDPQMCGIGGFGAMQISMPRRGVHTVLEFLARAPLAATAEMWADRFVGQTRDGFVFLLRDHANELGHLAAGTPGNVKGYADALARFGTMTLKDVVAPAIRQAREGFMLRPYVHYYWTIDQRATGQVNTEDKLRLSETGRAIYFHPDGTLKRPGDRVANPDLANTLERIAAHGPDIFYTGEIAQEIAADMAAHGGLIGMDDLAAYQVREKAPVWGSYRGFGIAGNPPAAGGVSLIELLHILQEFDLSALAHNSTEHVRLLAEAMKWMTIDKDAHMGDPDFVDVPIDMLLSREHAAERAARIRAGEKASVPRSELVRDPPDTTVTCVMDEDGNAVTITHTLGQPSGAITNGLGFMYNGTMSGFDPRPGRAASIAPGKARGSAMAPTIVFKDDKPVIAIGAPGGTFIVPALAQALSNVIDFGMTMAEAVAAPRIVCLSDTIDVSNRIERRVTAELEATGYPVVRSYQSFAFGAPHGVKVDGAGWSGGADPQRDGMAIAV